The Glycine soja cultivar W05 chromosome 4, ASM419377v2, whole genome shotgun sequence genomic sequence TACGGCACCGATGACACTCTTGAATCAGAATCACAAAGTATTGCCCATGACCATGACGAGTTTGACTTCAGCGAGATTTTTGTGCACCAACTTATACATACAATAGAATTTGTGCTTGGAGCTGTTTCTAACACGGCATCGTCTCTACGTTTGTGGGCCCTCAGTTGAAAGCGTTTGATGCGACTCtctgaatttttgtttttggtaatgaaaacaaaattaacattgaTATGGGCTTCCTGTTTCCCCCCTTCAAATAGGTGATGGCATTGTTAGGAATACAATTTAGGCTTTTTGATAAACTTGCAATTCGTGGATGGCAAGAACTTTGAATAAGATCCCGTGGGCTTTGAAATCCTATGAACTTGCATTTTAAacacttattttttaagtaattactAATGAGAAGCATTCAGTATATAGTTGATGTTCCTCAATATTttagacacttgttagcacaaCCCTTTATTATAAAACCGTGCATCTCTAAATGCATCATACCCTTTCATTTTGATTCTTTCTTTGGTTTTTGGTCTTGTTCAGCCTAGCTCATTCGGAGTTGTCCAGTGTTTTCTATGACAAAGTTCTGCTTCTGGCCTGGGGGTAAGTTGTTTAGTTGTGTCAATGTAAATGGTTGGCTATTAAGGTTATTTGATGCATTAACCCTGTATGTTTGTGACTGATGCAGGTATAATAACACTATTGTTCTTATTATtggcatttttgtttttatctgtgCAACTGTTGGTGTGTTACTGTTAATGGAAAGTCTAAGTGCTTTCTTACATGCTTTGAGACTTCACTGGGTAGAGTACCGGAACAAATTTTATGAGGGAGATGGTTACAAGTTCTTCCCGTTTTCATTTGCATTACTCACGGATGAGGATGAACTGTAAGCTGGAAAATACCAGATGACATTTTACATAGAAATATGTCAGTTTTACCTTGAGAACCTGCCATGTATTGTAACTACCCTACATGTCAGCTAAAATCAGGGCAATGGAATATCCATCTTTCCTGTTTGTAGGTCATTACATTTgtaattgaaactaaaaaggCCTGCAGTTTAAGAGAGGAATGAAAGACATTCATTCCATTGCCTGATCAAGTCGGCAACCATTTGAGGTGTTTCCCTAGTGCGGAAGGCATGGCGTGTGCATGCCCTGCACAATCAAGTGCATACTGTACAGTGTAAACTGTAaagagattttgaaaataaattattttaaattgttttgacTCGTTAATTCTTTTCCAGACCACATTATCATGTCAAATTACTCTTGTCAACAAGTCAGTTATTCTCACCTGTTCTCTTCTCTGGCAGATTTTTCTTACAATGGCCGTATAGTAGAAGGCATTGGCAATTAATTGTGGGaacacaaattaattttattcaggTTACTTGCAATAACTATCGATAACCGTGGGTAATATTTGTAGCTAGACTAGCTAGCATAGAGAATTACAGCATAAAAGCATAAACATGGGCTTAGCAGTTTCCTCCTCCATAACATTATACATcatgtaaattatttacatacACACTATACTGGTGCCCCTACCATGTTTAGGCATCCATCCTTATATTTAATGGTTAGAAACATGTATAGCAGCTACAGTTGAGACCATCGAGTCCACCCCACATACATTGCGACCTCTGCAGATCTTGTAATATCCTTCTTCTCCCCAGCTCTCCCCCCATGAATTCTTTATGATCCAGTAAGGCTTTTCCTTAAAACGAATTGGAGCATAAGCACCAGATCCATagcccaccaaaagaaccccaTGATCCAAATGCTTGCCGCAGATGTATGGGCATGAGACGCCACCAATATATGTCTGCATAAAAACTGCATTGATACCAACTGTACCATGCAAAGCAAAAGTCAGTGTTTCTGTAATCAGAGAGAACAATTTATCAATAAATCTTTCGAATAAATCACACTCTCTCTTGTTCTTGGGGGTGGGGACGATCAAAGAATTGAAAGATATTTCAACAATTCCTTTGGGAgccgtgaaaaaaaaaagttacctgCAAGAGGACCATTCTTGACCAGATTTGCAGCAATTTGTTCTTCATCAAGGGAAACCACACTGAAATTAGCCACGGAAGCAGCGATTTTGCTCTTGTCAAATTTGCAGGGGCCACGGTCTCTTCCAGTGTAGGGATAATCCTCTTCTCGCATTAGTCCACCAGCCTTGAGTGTGTACTCAAATGCAGTGGTCATCAACCCACCGTTACAACCCGAATCACATGCTCCACGCTCTTCCGGATCACACTGAGAAACTTGTAcacacattaattcacaaatgttttccaaaatCCAAACCAGACCATGAAGCTGGCAAATTTTATTATCTTCCTACCGATGTTACTTGTATTCAAATTCTCAAAAAAGAGACCACAAATTGGTATACATCATGTTGCAATATATCACAAATATAGGTTTGCAAGCGTATGAAGAGCAAATTGGTAAAAAGAGTGTAAACACTAACCTCATGATCGCAATCCACAAGTTGCTGCTCACTGAGGCTCACGAGCCCACCGGTAGAAAGAAAATGGGCACCTTCCAAAGCTCCAACGGCGCTAAATGACCAACACGATCCGCACGAGCCCTGATTCTTGACGCCGGTAACAGCTCCATGGTCGCGCCAATCGAAATCGGTAGGAAGGTCGCTGGTCGGAAGGATCGGAGCCTTCTGAGCGTCGGAGGGAAGGCGGAGCGGCTTCAGGCCGAGGAACTGGCCGCGAAACTCAGCCGGAGTGAGATCGGAGAACCTGGTGACGCCGTGGACGGCGGAGGGGTCCAATTTCTGGTGCGACTTGGCGCGGAGCAAGTTGTTCTTGAAGATACGGAAGCGGTGGTCGTGCTCCTCCTGCGTGGCGTAGGTCTTGGCGAACTTTGTCTTGAAGGCGGAGAAGTGGTGCTCCGCGTTGAGCAGGTGGTGGTCCTCCGCGTCCGGCACCACTTGACGGATCAGAAGGTTGTCTTCATCGTCGATTCGTTCGACGGTGGCTACGGCAGCGGAGAATAGGAGGAGACCGAAGAACAAGAGTGAGAGATTAGCCATCGGAGGAAGAGAAAGGTGCAATGGATATTTTAGCCTTTCGGGAAATTTAATGCACGCTTCCGAGAATATTGTAAACGGATGTAACCAATGAAATATAGACACGTGTTTCTCTGTTATTGGGGTTACAAGAGTTCACTCCTTAGTCTTAGCCCATAAGTTTCAGGCCCACTTATCCTCTTCACATTTTCTCTCCCTCGATAAGTAATAGCAGTTAACAGATAAGACGAAACAGATAATAAATgtctaaatatttcaaaataaattaaatctacATCTAATATTGAGCCACttaatttaatcttaaataaatatttttaatttatttaataagtaaataatattttcttattaaaataaatataaaaaaatatttttaaacagaaataatttaaataagcacactgaagaaataaaaatttacttatttcattaaaataaatatttattttaataaataaatttaaacaaattatttgtataaattaacaaagaaaattgaaataaatgaaattttacaaaaatttgttttatttaattatatgattattattttttttgcaaatctatTTGAAGTAAGGTCTAACACCTCTTAAGTCATTTTTGCTAACTATCTTTGTGGTTTCATGCCGCTCATATTCTCCAACATTTCTTCTAGGCAAAGTATAGATTGAATTTTCTACAAAGAAATTCATGTTTGTTAATGTTGCTTCAAATAGATTTGCAAATACAAGTTTTCATTTACTTCTTCACGgatcaaaattcaattaaaatttcatcacaATACTTCAAAGTATATACATAATTTATCTATTGTTAACTTTTCATTTACTCCTTCGGTCCCTTTTCATAAGATATTAGTATTTAAATTCATGCACCAGGGATTTATTTAagttatatgttttttatatttgtatttagtttatttaaaataaaatatatatgtaattatcCAACTTATTTTTCTGTGAAATTATATTTGGAACACATGTGTTATAcgagtttatttaaattatatgtttttatatttgtaattagttttacataaataaaattatcaattgttaaaatatttaataatatatagaatataattcttaaaattaagaaagaagattaattaaattttataataaaagcaCTTTAAGTAACGGTGATCTTTCAGATCTAAtaaatcagtaaaaaaaaatcagatccttatactaaaaaaaaatcagatccTTATGAACGTTagaatatatttcatttatccAATGGTTGGCAAATTGTGAAGGTAagattatacaaaataaaatgtaatagtTCTAAAAtgttgaagtgttttttttttttttacaaaattttgaattgaatcaaataaattgttgtcaagctaataaaaaaaatattatgattctAAAATGTTCaagcactttttttttacaaaaaatctacattaaatcaattcaataattgttattaaattaaaaccccacaaatatttaaatatcttatatattttttgattaagtCAACGTTGTTGTCAAATTAAAAGTTCAATCCAATGGTTGACAAAATCTTTAAGTTTCATCTACATacatattgttttaaaattttcttacctctttttataagattattttttaattatttcttggaTTAACAATTTTTGACCAAAATatccttatttattttagtctataaataataaatattatgaatgatctatttctctttcttacGAGGATTGGAGaatgaaaaagtttattttcaaaaataaaacttcattatttttaataagcgTGAATTAGTTAATAATGTGTTATAATTAAGAAGATATGGAATGTATCATTCTTTAATTGTATTCGGCCCAAAAAGAggctatattaatattattttgatgagGTTCAGGTCTaggttaaataaaatttcttaggGCAATGTTAGTTTTTAGACAAGAGTGTGGGTTTTGTGAGGGCATGGAGAAATAGAGAGAGATAGAAATGGATGAGAAGAATTGTTATAGTGGGAGACTCATTCTTCTTCTCAACCTCTCGCTAAGGTTATGCTTTCCCTTTGGAGTGTAGGTTGTCCATATTTTCCATTCgttatttcatctttttttagcCCTAActtcatttgtttttgttttcttaatgaTCTTATTCTAATATATTCAATGTTGTTTAGATCGATATCACATCTAAGCTTGATACCACATTGAtcgttaaaattttaaacttttaagttTAATTGCTATCAATTTACTTTCgtaattttctcaaaaaatcTTATGCagttgtaatttaaaaaattacagtaGGAGTGACCGATCTAACTTGGAGACATTAAAGGCTTATAGATCG encodes the following:
- the LOC114408606 gene encoding cysteine proteinase 15A-like, producing the protein MANLSLLFFGLLLFSAAVATVERIDDEDNLLIRQVVPDAEDHHLLNAEHHFSAFKTKFAKTYATQEEHDHRFRIFKNNLLRAKSHQKLDPSAVHGVTRFSDLTPAEFRGQFLGLKPLRLPSDAQKAPILPTSDLPTDFDWRDHGAVTGVKNQGSCGSCWSFSAVGALEGAHFLSTGGLVSLSEQQLVDCDHECDPEERGACDSGCNGGLMTTAFEYTLKAGGLMREEDYPYTGRDRGPCKFDKSKIAASVANFSVVSLDEEQIAANLVKNGPLAVGINAVFMQTYIGGVSCPYICGKHLDHGVLLVGYGSGAYAPIRFKEKPYWIIKNSWGESWGEEGYYKICRGRNVCGVDSMVSTVAAIHVSNH